Proteins from a genomic interval of Desulfovibrio piger:
- a CDS encoding Lrp/AsnC family transcriptional regulator — protein sequence MKTKIDATDVRIVEELRKNARITMKELGARVFLTGQAVRNRVEQLEDMGILQRYTINVNCPVFGYKVHAVIRVQLRHGPVEALKACCRKEGRRTIHCYRTTGDNLYFLDMYFLDMEALDAFLAEVEPLGSYELHVVLREAEDLAE from the coding sequence ATGAAGACCAAGATAGATGCAACGGATGTGAGGATCGTCGAAGAACTCAGGAAGAACGCGCGCATCACCATGAAGGAACTGGGCGCGCGGGTCTTCCTCACCGGGCAGGCCGTCAGGAACAGGGTGGAACAGCTGGAGGACATGGGCATCCTTCAGCGCTACACCATCAACGTCAATTGCCCGGTCTTCGGCTACAAGGTCCATGCCGTCATCCGGGTGCAGCTCAGGCACGGCCCTGTGGAGGCCCTGAAGGCCTGCTGCCGCAAGGAGGGCAGGCGCACCATCCATTGCTACCGCACCACAGGCGACAACCTCTATTTCCTCGACATGTATTTTCTGGATATGGAGGCCCTGGATGCCTTCCTGGCCGAGGTGGAACCGCTGGGCAGCTACGAGCTGCATGTGGTCCTTCGGGAAGCGGAAGATCTGGCGGAATGA
- a CDS encoding MBL fold metallo-hydrolase, with product MKIQQIRNAMVRIRYAGKTFLTDPWLAPRGSMGTFRDYPMFRCRPERLDLPLCDLPMPVADILAGVDAYIVTHVHPDHIDMAADGSVGAPLDKTVPVFVQSEEDAAVLWRSGFARVEVLGEETVFADIRLSKTPGRHGTIIPCGPSCGVVFRHPDEKTLYVAGDTIWFDGVAESLRRYRPDVVVVNACAAELLDEGRLIMDDADVAALHAARPEARIIVSHMDTVPHAALTRQDMDQALRRRGIREAVFMPDDGQSADF from the coding sequence ATGAAGATACAGCAGATCCGCAACGCCATGGTCCGCATCCGCTACGCCGGCAAGACCTTCCTCACCGACCCCTGGCTGGCGCCCAGGGGCAGCATGGGGACGTTCCGCGACTATCCCATGTTCCGCTGCCGCCCCGAACGGCTGGACCTGCCCCTGTGCGACCTGCCCATGCCGGTGGCCGACATCCTGGCCGGTGTGGATGCCTATATCGTGACCCATGTGCATCCCGATCATATCGACATGGCCGCCGACGGCAGCGTGGGCGCGCCGCTGGACAAGACGGTGCCCGTGTTCGTGCAGAGCGAAGAGGATGCCGCCGTGCTCTGGCGCTCCGGCTTCGCCCGGGTGGAAGTGCTGGGAGAGGAGACCGTCTTTGCGGACATCCGCCTCAGCAAGACGCCCGGACGCCACGGCACCATCATCCCCTGCGGGCCGTCCTGCGGCGTGGTCTTCCGGCATCCTGACGAAAAGACGCTCTATGTGGCCGGTGACACCATCTGGTTCGACGGTGTGGCCGAAAGCCTGCGCCGTTACCGGCCCGATGTGGTCGTGGTCAATGCCTGCGCGGCCGAACTGCTGGACGAGGGCCGCCTGATCATGGACGACGCGGACGTGGCCGCCCTGCACGCCGCCCGCCCGGAAGCGCGGATCATCGTCAGCCATATGGACACCGTGCCCCATGCGGCCCTGACCCGGCAGGACATGGACCAGGCCCTGCGCCGTCGCGGCATCCGGGAGGCCGTCTTCATGCCCGACGACGGCCAGAGCGCCGATTTTTAA
- a CDS encoding alpha/beta hydrolase, producing the protein MELVQEWDKVFPRSDKVEHRKVTFRTRYGTVLAGDLYVPRDVRGKLAALAVSGPFGAVKEQASGLYAQTMAERGFLTLAFDPSYTGESSGEPRHVASPDINTEDFSAAVDFLTTLDAVDAERIGIIGICGFGGMGLNAAAMDTRIKATVAVTMYDMSRVTANGYFDAMDAEARYALRQQLNAQRTRDARSGSIAPSAAGLPEALTGDEPQFVKDYFDYYKTRRGFHPRSINSNGAWNATSALSFLNMPLLAYAGEIRSAVLLVHGEKAHSRYFSEDAFKKLSGNNKELMIVPRASHTDLYDRVDIIPFDRIEAFFKANL; encoded by the coding sequence ATGGAACTGGTACAGGAATGGGACAAGGTCTTTCCCAGGAGCGACAAAGTGGAACACCGCAAGGTGACCTTCCGCACCCGTTACGGCACTGTCCTGGCGGGCGATCTGTACGTGCCCCGGGATGTCAGGGGCAAGCTGGCGGCCCTGGCCGTGAGCGGCCCCTTTGGCGCGGTGAAGGAACAGGCGTCCGGGCTCTATGCCCAGACCATGGCCGAACGCGGCTTCCTGACGCTGGCCTTCGACCCCTCCTATACGGGCGAGAGCAGCGGCGAGCCGCGTCATGTGGCCTCGCCGGACATCAATACCGAAGACTTCAGCGCCGCGGTGGACTTCCTCACCACGCTGGACGCGGTGGATGCGGAGCGCATCGGCATCATCGGCATCTGCGGTTTTGGCGGCATGGGCCTGAACGCCGCCGCCATGGATACCCGCATCAAGGCCACTGTGGCCGTCACCATGTACGACATGAGCCGCGTCACGGCCAACGGCTATTTTGACGCCATGGATGCCGAGGCCCGCTACGCGCTGCGCCAGCAGCTGAACGCACAGCGCACCCGGGACGCACGTTCCGGCAGCATCGCACCGTCCGCCGCGGGCCTGCCCGAGGCCCTGACGGGCGACGAGCCGCAGTTCGTCAAGGATTACTTCGATTATTACAAGACCAGGCGCGGCTTCCATCCCCGTTCCATCAACTCCAATGGTGCCTGGAACGCCACCTCGGCCCTGTCCTTCCTGAACATGCCGTTGCTGGCCTATGCGGGCGAGATCCGCAGCGCGGTCCTGCTGGTCCACGGGGAAAAGGCCCATTCCCGCTACTTCAGCGAGGATGCCTTCAAGAAGCTCAGCGGTAACAACAAGGAACTGATGATCGTGCCCCGGGCCTCGCATACGGACCTGTACGACCGGGTGGACATCATCCCCTTCGACAGGATCGAGGCGTTTTTCAAAGCCAACCTCTGA
- a CDS encoding type III secretion system chaperone: protein MISRETANTLLEEFSRQQEIEPLQLDDANYCALASADDHVVHLRFDEGQGTFIAFGSIGTLSEDEEVALRELRALLTANLMWQDTQGATITLAPESDTVLLQQMWLPEQATADKLDAFLQSFALSLDFWTQRCATLGDTVMESEQPFYVKV, encoded by the coding sequence ATGATAAGCCGCGAGACCGCCAACACGCTTCTGGAAGAATTTTCCCGCCAGCAGGAGATCGAGCCTTTGCAGCTCGATGACGCCAATTACTGCGCCCTGGCTTCGGCCGACGACCATGTGGTGCATCTGCGTTTCGATGAAGGGCAGGGCACGTTCATCGCCTTCGGCAGCATAGGTACGCTTTCCGAGGATGAGGAAGTGGCCCTGCGGGAACTGCGGGCCCTGCTCACCGCCAACCTCATGTGGCAGGATACCCAGGGCGCCACCATCACCCTGGCCCCGGAGAGCGACACCGTGCTGTTGCAGCAGATGTGGCTGCCCGAACAGGCCACGGCGGACAAACTGGATGCCTTCCTGCAATCCTTCGCCCTGTCGCTGGACTTCTGGACGCAGCGCTGCGCGACCCTGGGCGACACCGTGATGGAGAGCGAGCAGCCCTTTTATGTGAAGGTCTAG
- a CDS encoding inositol phosphate phosphatase SopB, which yields MPIDSIAGLRHLSQAQGSFVRLDQSTDKLQTTTAKARFWQLSQRSQEKAGNRAAAERVRDSVCAYCGKAEGTRLFNQYIGKKSLEGKAFTGGNLSRLLDAAAERNLACLGRGMVATGRRALRPELMAELGRAGVDPDYFVSLVSQGVRLVGNDFWGQQSVAEGERELASVSWAVDAMRRDLDTFQAGLPAGAEGVAGVLHCLEGLKAQLDTKRDIMAAQKEQSPFTAGNVRLAFQQTYAAYERVIGEHVRRTGVELGTLDPASDKGMRLAERARDLSRLMAAMQDKMTDPPELRGLADGERVPDAVMKSFNELPGELGKELHRLLPGLSAGKLAREIKEAHIQVLNEQGWGVIRRDLQYLGRGGAGVTATSTITPACHIGAGAQPGPIGRSMARHGIHGVSCEDRGQPNHALNLARTEIAVGGNTLFRGLRHGINSAYSIKNPAARRAANATRATEIFTAALQSSPKLADVQRRLAVNPDAVIDLPLLSTSLVTPDVPREIFGTSEKTYLAEQCASWKDACGPDGTCTVNVVLPDGQERAVKVRPQVLTFNFGVNTGAQGGLQGLIGGWGTSDRYNREAMALLFGDDMLGGMVETYLARSDISARDRQNIQALRYEIHALWAAGGYRMSGADPYRLPARLAMLGHIMGMMPLFNCKSGKDRTGQMDVACKTLALQMHENGGLLPPFNAPRSSMDQQIFQQVALNGGNLEMQRLNTGLAGFKTKGVAGLDALFTDEAREIHRGLSSYVKA from the coding sequence ATGCCTATCGATTCCATAGCCGGCCTGCGCCACCTGAGTCAGGCCCAGGGCAGTTTCGTCCGCCTCGACCAGAGCACGGACAAGCTCCAGACGACGACCGCCAAGGCCCGTTTCTGGCAGTTGTCGCAACGCAGCCAGGAAAAGGCCGGGAACAGGGCCGCGGCCGAGCGCGTGCGCGACAGCGTCTGCGCCTACTGCGGCAAGGCCGAGGGCACACGTTTGTTCAACCAGTACATCGGCAAAAAGTCCCTGGAGGGCAAGGCCTTCACCGGCGGCAACCTGTCCAGGCTCCTGGATGCGGCGGCGGAGCGCAACCTGGCCTGCCTGGGGCGCGGCATGGTGGCCACGGGGCGACGGGCCCTCCGGCCGGAGCTTATGGCGGAGCTGGGCCGGGCCGGTGTGGATCCCGACTATTTCGTCAGCCTGGTGAGCCAGGGCGTGCGTCTGGTGGGGAACGATTTCTGGGGGCAGCAGTCCGTTGCCGAGGGCGAGCGGGAGCTTGCCTCGGTCTCCTGGGCGGTGGACGCCATGCGCAGGGATCTGGACACCTTCCAGGCGGGGCTGCCCGCAGGCGCGGAGGGCGTGGCCGGGGTGCTCCATTGTCTGGAAGGGCTCAAGGCGCAGCTGGATACCAAGCGGGACATCATGGCCGCCCAGAAGGAGCAGAGCCCCTTCACGGCCGGGAACGTGCGTCTTGCCTTTCAGCAGACCTATGCCGCCTACGAACGGGTCATAGGGGAACATGTACGCCGGACGGGTGTGGAGCTGGGTACCCTGGATCCCGCTTCGGACAAGGGCATGCGCCTTGCGGAACGGGCCCGGGATCTCAGCAGGCTGATGGCGGCCATGCAGGACAAGATGACCGATCCGCCCGAGCTGCGTGGCCTGGCCGACGGGGAACGCGTCCCCGATGCGGTGATGAAGTCCTTCAACGAGCTCCCCGGAGAGCTGGGCAAGGAACTGCACCGGCTGCTGCCCGGCCTGTCGGCGGGGAAGCTGGCCAGGGAGATCAAGGAGGCCCATATCCAGGTGCTCAACGAGCAGGGCTGGGGCGTCATCCGGCGCGATCTGCAATATCTGGGACGCGGGGGCGCTGGAGTGACGGCCACGTCCACTATCACGCCCGCCTGCCATATCGGTGCGGGCGCACAGCCCGGCCCCATCGGCCGGAGCATGGCCCGGCACGGCATCCATGGCGTCTCCTGCGAGGACAGGGGCCAGCCCAACCATGCCCTGAACCTGGCCCGCACGGAGATCGCCGTGGGCGGCAACACTTTGTTCCGGGGCCTCCGGCACGGTATCAACAGCGCCTATTCCATCAAGAATCCCGCGGCCAGACGGGCGGCCAACGCCACCCGCGCCACGGAGATCTTCACGGCGGCCCTGCAAAGCTCCCCGAAGCTGGCGGACGTCCAGCGCAGGCTGGCGGTGAACCCCGATGCCGTCATCGACCTGCCTTTGCTTTCCACCAGTCTGGTCACGCCTGATGTGCCGCGTGAGATCTTCGGCACGTCGGAAAAGACCTATCTGGCCGAGCAATGCGCTTCGTGGAAGGATGCCTGCGGGCCTGACGGCACCTGCACGGTGAACGTGGTCCTGCCTGACGGGCAGGAAAGGGCGGTCAAGGTCAGGCCGCAGGTGCTCACCTTCAATTTCGGCGTGAACACCGGCGCGCAGGGCGGGCTCCAGGGCCTGATCGGCGGCTGGGGCACGTCCGACCGGTACAACAGGGAAGCCATGGCCCTGCTTTTCGGGGACGACATGCTCGGCGGGATGGTGGAGACCTATCTTGCGCGGTCGGACATCTCCGCCAGGGACAGGCAGAACATACAGGCCCTGCGCTACGAGATCCACGCGCTCTGGGCCGCCGGAGGCTACAGGATGAGCGGGGCCGACCCCTATCGCCTGCCTGCGCGTCTGGCCATGCTGGGGCACATCATGGGCATGATGCCGCTGTTCAACTGCAAGAGCGGCAAGGACCGCACCGGGCAGATGGACGTGGCCTGCAAGACCCTGGCCCTGCAGATGCACGAGAACGGCGGCCTGCTGCCGCCCTTCAATGCCCCGCGCAGCTCCATGGACCAGCAGATCTTCCAGCAGGTGGCCCTCAACGGCGGCAATCTGGAGATGCAGCGCCTGAACACCGGTCTGGCGGGCTTCAAGACCAAGGGCGTGGCCGGTCTCGATGCCCTGTTCACGGACGAGGCCAGGGAGATCCACCGGGGCCTCAGCAGCTATGTGAAGGCATAA
- the asnB gene encoding asparagine synthase (glutamine-hydrolyzing) — MCGIAGICRLDGQPLNEDARAHVRAMTDVITYRGPDGSGIWQEGPVSLGHRRLSIIDLSGGSQPMQDVDGELCIVFNGEIYNFAELRQELLQAGARFHSSHSDTEVILQAYRVWGTDCLQRFDGMFAFALWDAPRRRLFCARDRFGKKPFFYTLQQGSLFFGSELNCLAAVPGLELTLDPQAVMRYLAYEYVPTPDTMYREAKSLPPSHWLLVEDGRLSIRRYWDLPPADEDDRRSEADICADVHELLTRAVGRRMVSDVPLGVFLSGGIDSSIVAGLMARQSSTPIKTFSIGFTEASYDESRYARVVAQRWNTDHHERVLSAEDCAEHLPNIISRMDVPMADASVAPTWLLSGVTREKVTVALGGDGADELWAGYEHYIAFKIAEWYNAIPGILRRGVIEPLTRLLPASAGYINPRLAVETFLRGAHAPAWERVQTLLTSFTPEMQAELLARPDHDFLRRENLFAPTREQFEHWPAGPSPLARAFHVYARQFMLDDILVKVDRCSMLHSLEVRAPFLDKDFAEYVARLPIRHKLHGFQRKYLLKKAFTDVLPPEILHRNKRGFQIPVAAWLRGRMRPLMEELFAPERLRAQGLFRPEAVRSLVDAHCSGKADLRKPLWTLLVLQLWLRARGM, encoded by the coding sequence ATGTGCGGAATAGCCGGTATCTGCCGTCTTGACGGCCAGCCCCTGAACGAGGACGCCCGGGCCCATGTCCGGGCCATGACCGACGTCATCACCTACCGCGGCCCCGACGGCAGCGGCATCTGGCAGGAAGGGCCCGTCAGCCTGGGGCACCGCCGCCTGTCCATCATCGACCTTTCCGGCGGCAGCCAGCCCATGCAGGACGTGGACGGCGAGCTCTGCATCGTCTTCAACGGCGAGATCTACAACTTTGCCGAACTCCGGCAGGAACTGCTGCAGGCGGGCGCCCGCTTCCACAGCAGCCACTCCGATACGGAGGTCATCCTCCAGGCCTACCGCGTCTGGGGCACGGACTGCCTCCAGCGCTTCGACGGCATGTTCGCCTTCGCCCTCTGGGATGCTCCCCGCCGCCGTCTGTTCTGCGCCCGTGACCGCTTCGGCAAAAAGCCCTTCTTCTACACCCTGCAGCAGGGCAGCCTGTTCTTCGGCTCGGAGCTCAACTGCCTGGCCGCCGTGCCGGGGCTGGAGCTCACCCTCGATCCGCAGGCCGTCATGCGCTACCTGGCCTACGAATACGTGCCCACCCCGGACACCATGTACCGCGAGGCCAAGAGCCTGCCGCCCTCGCACTGGCTGCTGGTGGAGGACGGGCGCCTGAGCATCCGCCGTTACTGGGACCTGCCCCCGGCCGATGAGGACGACCGTCGCTCCGAGGCCGACATCTGCGCCGACGTGCACGAGCTGCTCACCCGCGCCGTGGGCCGCCGCATGGTCAGCGACGTGCCCCTGGGGGTCTTCCTCTCCGGCGGCATCGACTCGTCCATCGTGGCCGGTCTCATGGCCCGCCAGTCTTCCACGCCCATCAAGACATTTTCCATCGGCTTCACCGAGGCCAGCTACGACGAGAGCCGCTACGCCCGCGTGGTGGCCCAGCGCTGGAACACCGACCATCACGAGCGCGTGCTCTCGGCCGAGGACTGCGCCGAGCATCTGCCCAACATCATCAGCCGCATGGACGTGCCCATGGCCGACGCCTCGGTGGCGCCCACCTGGCTGCTTTCGGGCGTGACCCGCGAAAAAGTCACCGTGGCCCTGGGCGGCGACGGTGCCGACGAGCTCTGGGCCGGGTACGAGCACTACATCGCCTTCAAGATCGCCGAATGGTACAACGCCATCCCCGGCATCCTGCGCCGCGGCGTCATCGAGCCCCTGACCCGGCTCCTGCCCGCTTCGGCCGGATACATCAATCCCCGTCTGGCGGTGGAGACCTTTTTGCGCGGTGCCCACGCCCCGGCCTGGGAACGGGTGCAGACCCTGCTCACCTCCTTCACGCCCGAGATGCAGGCCGAGCTGCTGGCCCGGCCCGACCACGACTTCCTGCGCCGCGAGAACCTCTTCGCGCCCACGCGGGAGCAGTTCGAGCACTGGCCCGCCGGTCCCTCGCCCCTGGCACGGGCCTTCCACGTCTATGCCCGCCAGTTCATGCTGGACGACATCCTGGTCAAGGTGGACCGCTGCTCCATGCTCCACTCGCTGGAAGTGCGCGCGCCCTTCCTGGACAAGGATTTTGCCGAATATGTGGCCCGCCTGCCCATCCGGCACAAGCTGCACGGTTTCCAGCGCAAATACCTGCTCAAGAAGGCCTTCACCGACGTGCTGCCGCCCGAGATCCTGCACCGCAACAAGCGCGGCTTCCAGATCCCCGTGGCGGCCTGGCTGCGCGGGCGCATGCGTCCGCTCATGGAAGAGCTTTTCGCTCCCGAGCGCCTGCGTGCCCAGGGCCTGTTCCGGCCCGAGGCCGTGCGCTCCCTGGTGGACGCCCACTGCTCCGGCAAGGCCGACCTGCGCAAGCCGCTCTGGACGCTGCTCGTGCTCCAGCTCTGGCTGCGCGCCCGGGGGATGTAA
- a CDS encoding glycosyltransferase family 4 protein: protein MLSPRMAYVLLWFPLSSETFVFREIQQLVQRGMDIRVYTMYGEKLRGCSDEMKNYAGPIKRFGSVATLRLLKAFWRAWKRDRETVKTLMRRGLFRKMRNLEAYAENLWCFLAGFLLAEEAQRDGIELLHSSWGNGPATAVWVASRLSGIPFAFTGRAGDIYPQDGILAEKSRDAIFIRTNNMANKPWLQSFCPAGQKDKVHVIYNGLTLGRRVDCRAPFQKPYRLLAIGRFARTKGFPELLTAMARLRDDGFPVRLTLVGDGNWKRKLVEMRKRLHLEDLVDMPGFVPNDRIRTFMEEHDMLVVPSVVHTNGDRDGIPNVIMEALSCGMPVVATDVCGVGEVIRNGETGYLIPQRDPAALADAIRRMLSDREAALRMAQTGRELVFRMFDTETNIAALQDLYCQQYTQWRTTHGPNV, encoded by the coding sequence ATGCTGTCCCCCCGTATGGCCTATGTGCTGCTCTGGTTCCCCCTCTCCTCCGAGACCTTCGTCTTCCGTGAGATCCAGCAGCTGGTCCAGCGCGGCATGGATATCCGCGTCTACACCATGTACGGCGAGAAGCTGCGCGGTTGCAGCGACGAGATGAAGAATTACGCCGGGCCCATCAAACGCTTCGGCTCCGTGGCGACCCTGCGCCTGCTCAAGGCCTTCTGGCGCGCCTGGAAACGCGACCGCGAGACCGTCAAGACCCTGATGCGTCGCGGCCTGTTCCGCAAGATGCGCAATCTGGAGGCCTATGCCGAGAACCTCTGGTGTTTCCTGGCCGGTTTCCTGCTGGCCGAAGAAGCCCAGCGCGACGGCATCGAGCTTTTGCACTCCTCCTGGGGCAACGGGCCCGCCACCGCCGTCTGGGTGGCCTCGCGCCTGTCGGGCATCCCCTTCGCCTTCACCGGCCGCGCGGGCGACATCTACCCGCAGGACGGCATCCTGGCCGAAAAATCGCGCGACGCCATCTTCATCCGCACCAACAACATGGCCAACAAGCCCTGGCTCCAGAGCTTCTGCCCCGCCGGACAGAAGGACAAGGTGCACGTCATCTACAACGGCCTGACCCTGGGCCGCCGCGTGGATTGCCGCGCTCCCTTCCAGAAGCCCTACCGCCTGCTGGCCATCGGCCGCTTTGCCCGCACCAAGGGCTTCCCCGAGCTGCTCACGGCCATGGCCCGTCTGCGTGACGACGGCTTCCCCGTGCGTCTGACCCTGGTGGGCGACGGCAACTGGAAGCGCAAGCTGGTGGAGATGCGCAAGCGCCTGCATCTGGAAGATCTGGTGGACATGCCGGGCTTCGTGCCCAATGACCGCATCCGTACCTTCATGGAAGAGCACGACATGCTGGTGGTGCCCAGCGTGGTGCACACCAACGGCGACCGCGACGGCATCCCCAACGTCATCATGGAGGCCCTTTCCTGCGGCATGCCCGTGGTGGCCACCGATGTCTGCGGCGTGGGCGAGGTCATCCGCAACGGCGAGACCGGCTACCTCATCCCCCAGCGCGATCCCGCCGCCCTGGCCGATGCCATCCGCCGCATGCTCTCCGACCGCGAGGCGGCCCTGCGCATGGCCCAGACCGGGCGCGAGCTCGTCTTCCGCATGTTCGATACCGAGACCAATATCGCGGCCCTGCAGGATCTCTACTGCCAACAGTACACGCAGTGGCGCACCACCCACGGCCCCAACGTTTAG
- a CDS encoding aminotransferase class I/II-fold pyridoxal phosphate-dependent enzyme gives MKENHSSQNAQESGTSSFTRLRSKLSFERMVEMGAKMGMENPLFLCHERAAKATTVINGKEYINFSTYDYLDLNTHPEITEAVTEAAKVFGSSAGASRLVGGERPPHRQLERALADFYGVEDCIAYVSGHATNVSTLGFLFGHRDAIFYDGLAHNSLMQGARLSGADRYAYEHNDCDALEKMLKEHRGKHKRACIVTEGLFSMDGNIPDLPRIIELKKKYDCMLLVDEAHSFGVLGATGRGVHEYFGIDANEVDMWMSTLSKAMCGCGGFIAGRKELVEYLKYGSPGFVFSVGMPPIVAAACHKALELMQREPERVHKLQKISQFFLNYAQEKGLDTGAAQGYAIVPIMVGDSMVSGFLATRLFARGIYVMPITFPAVKEGAARLRFFLSASHTEEQIRKTIDTVVEEIPVAREIVEKFRREHQDEQNA, from the coding sequence ATGAAAGAAAACCACTCCAGCCAGAACGCCCAGGAGAGCGGCACCAGCAGTTTCACACGGTTGCGCTCCAAACTGTCGTTTGAGCGCATGGTGGAAATGGGTGCCAAGATGGGCATGGAAAACCCGCTCTTCCTGTGCCACGAGCGGGCGGCTAAGGCCACCACGGTGATCAATGGCAAGGAGTACATCAACTTCTCCACCTACGACTATCTGGACCTCAATACCCATCCCGAGATCACCGAAGCCGTCACCGAAGCCGCCAAGGTCTTCGGCAGCTCCGCCGGCGCCAGCCGCCTGGTGGGGGGCGAACGTCCGCCCCATCGCCAGCTCGAGCGCGCCCTGGCCGACTTCTACGGTGTCGAGGACTGCATCGCCTATGTGAGCGGCCACGCCACCAACGTCTCCACCCTGGGTTTCCTTTTCGGTCACCGCGACGCCATCTTCTATGACGGTCTCGCCCACAACTCCCTGATGCAGGGCGCCCGCCTTTCCGGCGCCGACCGCTACGCCTACGAGCACAACGACTGCGATGCCCTGGAGAAGATGCTCAAGGAGCACCGCGGCAAGCACAAGCGCGCCTGCATCGTCACCGAAGGCCTGTTCAGCATGGACGGCAACATCCCCGACCTGCCGCGCATCATCGAGCTGAAGAAGAAGTACGACTGCATGCTGCTGGTGGACGAGGCCCACTCCTTTGGTGTGCTGGGCGCCACCGGCCGCGGCGTGCACGAATACTTCGGCATCGACGCCAACGAAGTGGACATGTGGATGAGCACCCTCAGCAAGGCCATGTGCGGTTGCGGCGGTTTCATCGCCGGTCGCAAGGAGCTGGTGGAATACCTCAAGTACGGTTCCCCGGGCTTCGTCTTCAGCGTGGGCATGCCTCCCATCGTGGCCGCTGCCTGCCACAAGGCCCTGGAACTCATGCAGCGTGAGCCCGAGCGCGTGCACAAGCTGCAGAAGATCTCCCAGTTCTTCCTCAACTACGCCCAGGAAAAGGGCCTGGATACCGGCGCCGCCCAGGGCTACGCCATCGTGCCCATCATGGTGGGCGACTCCATGGTCAGCGGCTTCCTGGCCACCCGCCTCTTTGCCCGCGGCATCTATGTGATGCCCATCACCTTCCCCGCCGTGAAGGAAGGCGCCGCCCGCCTGCGCTTCTTCCTTTCCGCCTCCCACACGGAAGAGCAGATCCGCAAGACCATCGACACCGTGGTCGAAGAGATCCCCGTGGCCCGGGAGATCGTGGAGAAATTCCGCCGCGAGCACCAGGACGAACAGAACGCCTAG